From the genome of Pseudomonas sp. AB6, one region includes:
- the iolD gene encoding 3D-(3,5/4)-trihydroxycyclohexane-1,2-dione acylhydrolase (decyclizing) has product MKTTKLTMAQALVRFLDNQYVEVDGVESKFIAGIFTIFGHGNVLGIGQALEQDSGQLIVHQGRNEQGMCHAAIGFAKQHLRRKIYACSSSVGPGAANMLTAAATATANRIPLLLLPGDVYASRQPDPVLQQIEQFHDLSISTNDAFKAVSKYWDRINRPEQLMSAAINAMRVLTDPAETGAVTLALPQDVQAQAYDYPDSFLQKRVHRIDRRPASDAMLGDALALLKGKRKPLLVCGGGVRYSGAADALQAFAERFDIPFAETQAGKSAIVSAHPLNMGGLGETGSLAANMLAKEADLIIGVGTRYSDFTTASKWLFQNPDVQFLNLNVSAFDAQKLDGVQVLADAQYALLALTDALSDSGYRSAWGDQPRQAKAQFDAEVDRIYAIEYQSRDFIPEINDHLDPAVLREFIELTGSCLTQSRVLGLLNQRLPSDAVIVAAAGSLPGDLQRAWRSTGVHSYHVEYGYSCMGYEINAALGVKLAEPQREVYALVGDGSYMMLHSELATSIQERCKVNVILFDNMTFGCINNLQMGHGMDSFGTEFRFRNPETGKLDGDFVPVDFAMSAAAYGCKTYKVNTVFELEAALIDAQKQTVSTLIDIKVLPKTMIHKYLSWWRVGVAEVSTKGATAQVFKALSQELAKARKY; this is encoded by the coding sequence ATGAAAACAACAAAATTAACCATGGCCCAGGCGCTGGTGAGGTTCCTTGATAACCAGTACGTGGAAGTCGATGGGGTTGAGAGCAAATTCATTGCCGGTATTTTTACGATTTTCGGCCACGGCAATGTGTTGGGTATCGGCCAGGCCCTGGAGCAAGACAGCGGACAATTAATCGTTCATCAGGGCCGCAATGAACAAGGCATGTGCCACGCCGCCATTGGGTTTGCGAAACAACACCTGCGGCGCAAGATCTACGCCTGTTCGTCCTCGGTCGGGCCGGGTGCCGCGAACATGCTCACGGCTGCCGCCACCGCCACCGCCAACCGAATTCCGCTCTTGCTGCTGCCCGGCGATGTGTACGCCAGCCGACAGCCGGACCCAGTGCTGCAACAGATTGAGCAGTTTCACGACTTGAGTATCAGCACCAACGATGCATTCAAAGCCGTCAGCAAATACTGGGACCGTATTAATCGCCCAGAACAGCTGATGAGCGCCGCTATTAATGCTATGCGTGTGCTCACCGACCCGGCCGAAACCGGCGCTGTGACCTTGGCCTTGCCGCAAGACGTGCAAGCTCAAGCTTACGATTACCCCGATAGCTTCTTGCAAAAACGCGTACACCGCATTGACCGACGCCCCGCCAGCGACGCCATGCTCGGCGATGCCTTGGCATTGCTCAAAGGCAAGCGCAAGCCGTTGTTAGTGTGTGGCGGCGGGGTGCGGTATTCCGGCGCAGCGGATGCATTGCAGGCATTTGCCGAGCGCTTTGATATACCGTTTGCCGAAACCCAGGCGGGTAAAAGTGCGATTGTTTCGGCTCATCCTTTGAATATGGGTGGTTTGGGTGAAACGGGCTCACTGGCAGCCAACATGCTGGCCAAAGAAGCGGACTTGATCATCGGCGTCGGCACCCGCTATAGCGACTTCACTACTGCCTCGAAATGGCTGTTCCAAAACCCCGACGTGCAGTTCCTAAACCTCAATGTCAGCGCCTTCGACGCGCAGAAGTTGGACGGTGTGCAGGTGTTGGCAGATGCCCAATACGCGTTGCTGGCGTTGACCGATGCGCTGAGCGACAGCGGTTATCGCTCGGCGTGGGGCGATCAACCACGCCAGGCGAAGGCGCAATTTGACGCCGAAGTGGACCGTATTTACGCAATTGAATACCAAAGCCGCGATTTCATACCGGAGATTAATGACCACCTTGACCCGGCCGTGCTGCGCGAATTCATCGAACTCACCGGTTCCTGCCTGACCCAAAGCCGCGTATTGGGTTTACTCAATCAGCGGCTGCCCAGCGACGCCGTGATCGTTGCTGCTGCCGGCAGTTTGCCGGGTGATTTACAGCGCGCCTGGCGTAGCACCGGGGTTCACAGCTACCACGTCGAGTACGGTTATTCCTGCATGGGTTACGAGATCAATGCCGCGCTGGGGGTCAAGCTCGCCGAGCCGCAGCGGGAGGTTTACGCGCTGGTGGGTGATGGCTCCTACATGATGCTGCATTCAGAACTGGCGACCTCGATTCAGGAACGTTGCAAGGTCAACGTGATCCTCTTCGACAACATGACCTTCGGGTGCATCAACAACCTGCAAATGGGACACGGGATGGACAGCTTCGGCACGGAGTTTCGCTTTCGCAATCCGGAAACCGGCAAGCTTGACGGCGATTTTGTTCCGGTGGATTTTGCCATGAGCGCTGCGGCCTACGGTTGCAAGACCTACAAGGTCAATACCGTCTTCGAGCTGGAAGCCGCACTGATTGATGCACAGAAGCAAACGGTCTCGACCTTGATCGATATCAAGGTTCTACCCAAGACCATGATCCACAAATATCTGTCGTGGTGGCGAGTCGGCGTGGCGGAAGTGTCGACCAAGGGCGCTACCGCTCAGGTGTTTAAAGCGCTCAGCCAGGAACTGGCGAAAGCCCGCAAATACTGA